The stretch of DNA AAAAGTAAACAACTGGCCCGATAATTGCTGCAAGAAGCTGAATATAAAATGCGATTTGCATCCCTTTGGAAATAGTAGTAAGGAAAAGACTTAATATGAAAATGGCAATCATAATGAAAAAGGTCAATTCTTTATAAAATGCTTTTTTTCTTTTCTGTTGAAATAGTTGAACTTGTTGTTGAATGGCATAATGTGATAGGTGTTGCTCTCCAGCCAGTTCATCAATATTGTTCCAATCTTTTTGTAAAGCTTTTATTACATCTTGATCTTGATGATTACTCATTCTCTGTCCACTCCTTTCTAATTAGTTTAATTCCGTTATGAACGCGAGATTTAACTGTACCTGCTTTAATGCCTAGCATTTTGCCAATCTCTTCGTAAGAATAACCGTAATAGTGTCGTAATAAAATTGGGACGCGTATATCGGCTTCTAGCTTATTAAAGTCTAAAAAGTGATGGCTCCACTCCATCCCTTTCGTTTTAGAGGCCCACGAAAGCTGACGGGAGAGAGAGGTTTTTACTTGTTGAAGCCAATTGTTTTCTCGTCTTTTT from Sutcliffiella cohnii encodes:
- a CDS encoding DUF5345 family protein, whose translation is MSNHQDQDVIKALQKDWNNIDELAGEQHLSHYAIQQQVQLFQQKRKKAFYKELTFFIMIAIFILSLFLTTISKGMQIAFYIQLLAAIIGPVVYFFLLRREERKAWR
- the sigY gene encoding RNA polymerase sigma factor SigY, which encodes MEKEEEIQLVEKAKRGDDNAFSQLYEQYYPFLYKYLLKLTLHEDLSKDLAQDTMLKCYKHLHAFNGDSKFSSWMISIASRAYIDSLRKKRRENNWLQQVKTSLSRQLSWASKTKGMEWSHHFLDFNKLEADIRVPILLRHYYGYSYEEIGKMLGIKAGTVKSRVHNGIKLIRKEWTENE